One genomic region from Hoeflea algicola encodes:
- the pdeM gene encoding ligase-associated DNA damage response endonuclease PdeM, whose protein sequence is MHGAKAALTPQAGDAVPASVEFEVNGTAVLCDRSGVLLLADSGVLVVSDLHLEKGAAFARRGLMLPPYDTAATLARLGEAIARFNPRMVISLGDSFHDRVGSQFLPEHYRDALKALQQGREWTWIEGNHDPDIPVGLEGAWCSELHVDNLVFRHEPVRGAADGEIAGHLHPTARVVRRGKGVRRACFASDGKRLLMPAFGSTTGGLELRHPAMRGLFVQSQLVAHLLGRERLYSIAFNRMNG, encoded by the coding sequence ATGCACGGCGCAAAGGCAGCGCTTACACCGCAGGCCGGCGATGCCGTGCCGGCGTCTGTCGAATTCGAGGTCAATGGCACCGCGGTTCTTTGCGACCGGTCCGGCGTGTTGTTGTTGGCCGACAGCGGCGTGCTGGTGGTCTCGGACCTGCATCTGGAAAAGGGCGCAGCCTTTGCCCGCCGCGGGCTGATGCTGCCGCCCTACGATACCGCGGCGACACTGGCGCGGCTCGGCGAGGCAATCGCGCGCTTCAATCCTCGGATGGTGATTAGCCTGGGCGACAGTTTTCACGATCGGGTCGGCTCGCAGTTCCTGCCCGAACACTACCGCGATGCACTCAAGGCATTACAGCAAGGGCGTGAATGGACCTGGATCGAGGGCAATCACGATCCCGACATCCCTGTCGGGCTTGAAGGAGCCTGGTGTTCCGAACTCCATGTCGACAATCTGGTGTTTCGCCATGAACCGGTTCGCGGTGCAGCCGATGGCGAAATCGCCGGCCATCTGCACCCGACCGCCCGCGTTGTGCGGCGTGGCAAGGGCGTTCGGCGGGCCTGCTTCGCCTCGGATGGCAAGCGGCTGTTGATGCCGGCCTTCGGCTCTACCACGGGCGGGCTGGAATTGCGCCATCCTGCGATGCGGGGCTTGTTTGTCCAGAGCCAGTTGGTGGCACATCTGTTGGGGCGCGAGCGGCTCTATTCCATTGCCTTCAATCGCATGAATGGCTGA
- a CDS encoding cisplatin damage response ATP-dependent DNA ligase, producing MNRFAELIDMLAFTPSRNAKLALLQEHFRTVPDPERGYALAAIARDLDIPAVKPAQLRALISARMDTELFALSYDYVGDLAETIALAWPQKSGNRAGRNDAPGLTEVVETLVVASRQAGPALVEDWLDRLDGQGRYALLKLVTGGFRMGLSGRLIKQALAGFGNVHVNEIEELWHGLAPPYLELFAWLEGRAPKPVNAAAAPFRPVMLSHAIDKSDFEKLDPADFVAEWKWDGIRVQATSERGVHRLYTRTGDDISATFPDLVDAFGFDGALDGELLVARVVDGGTETGSFSDLQQRLNRKSVTAKQLRSHPAFFRAYDLLQDGDEDLRGLSFLERRTRLETFVSTLDPARFDCSQMLAFSDWDALATLRANPPLPVIEGVMIKRKAAPYLPGRPKGEWFKWKRDPFLIDAVLMYAQRGHGKRSGFYSDYTFGVWRAPGELVPVGKAYFGFTDEELTQIDKFVRTNTIERFGPVRSVRAEPDLGLVFEVAFEGINRSSRHKSGVAMRFPRISRLRWDKPPHEADRLETLERMIDTQ from the coding sequence ATGAACCGTTTTGCCGAACTTATCGACATGCTGGCCTTCACGCCCTCGCGCAATGCCAAGCTCGCGCTGCTGCAGGAGCATTTCCGCACGGTACCAGATCCCGAGCGCGGCTATGCGCTGGCGGCGATTGCCCGCGATCTTGATATTCCCGCGGTCAAGCCTGCGCAATTACGCGCGCTGATCTCGGCCCGCATGGACACGGAGCTGTTTGCGCTTTCCTATGATTACGTCGGCGATCTGGCCGAAACCATCGCCTTGGCCTGGCCGCAGAAATCGGGCAACCGCGCCGGCAGAAACGATGCGCCGGGATTGACCGAAGTGGTCGAGACACTTGTCGTTGCTTCACGCCAGGCCGGTCCGGCGCTGGTCGAGGACTGGCTCGACCGGCTCGACGGGCAGGGGCGCTATGCACTGCTGAAGCTGGTGACCGGCGGTTTCCGTATGGGCCTGTCCGGTCGGCTGATCAAGCAGGCGCTGGCCGGCTTTGGCAATGTCCATGTCAACGAGATCGAGGAGCTCTGGCACGGGCTCGCCCCGCCCTATCTCGAGCTGTTTGCCTGGCTCGAGGGCAGGGCTCCCAAGCCGGTCAATGCCGCTGCCGCACCGTTCCGCCCGGTGATGCTGTCGCATGCCATCGACAAATCCGATTTCGAAAAGCTGGACCCGGCCGATTTCGTTGCCGAATGGAAGTGGGACGGGATCCGGGTACAGGCGACATCCGAGCGCGGGGTCCACCGGCTCTACACCCGCACCGGCGACGACATTTCCGCAACCTTCCCGGATCTCGTCGATGCCTTCGGCTTTGATGGTGCGCTTGATGGCGAATTGCTGGTCGCACGAGTGGTGGATGGCGGGACCGAGACCGGCAGTTTTTCCGATCTGCAGCAGCGGCTCAACCGCAAGAGCGTGACTGCAAAACAATTGCGCAGCCACCCTGCTTTTTTCAGAGCCTATGATTTGCTCCAGGACGGCGACGAGGATCTTCGCGGGTTGAGCTTTCTCGAACGACGGACGCGGCTTGAAACCTTTGTCTCGACGCTCGATCCGGCGCGTTTTGATTGCTCGCAAATGCTTGCCTTTTCCGATTGGGACGCGCTTGCAACGCTTCGCGCCAACCCGCCATTGCCGGTGATCGAGGGGGTGATGATCAAGCGCAAGGCGGCACCCTACCTGCCTGGTCGGCCCAAGGGCGAGTGGTTCAAGTGGAAGCGTGATCCGTTCCTGATCGATGCGGTGCTGATGTACGCTCAGCGCGGCCACGGCAAGCGTTCGGGATTCTATTCGGATTACACCTTCGGCGTCTGGCGCGCACCGGGTGAGCTGGTGCCGGTCGGCAAGGCCTATTTCGGCTTCACCGACGAGGAGCTGACGCAGATCGACAAATTTGTCCGCACCAATACCATCGAACGCTTTGGCCCGGTGCGCTCGGTGCGCGCGGAACCCGATTTAGGCTTGGTGTTCGAGGTCGCGTTCGAGGGCATCAACCGCTCGAGCCGCCACAAATCGGGTGTCGCCATGCGCTTTCCGCGGATCAGCCGCCTGCGCTGGGACAAGCCGCCGCACGAGGCTGACCGGCTGGAAACGCTCGAACGGATGATCGACACACAGTGA
- a CDS encoding Rrf2 family transcriptional regulator — protein MKLSDGVEQAIHSVTMLAGLEDGAVLSAASLAEFHGVSTSYLLKHLQALSGAGILATVPGPKGGYRLARAPNSISLLDIVLAVEGPAPAFRCNEIRQRGPNPLPSRYFTAPCGINAAMLKAEKAYRAELAQVTVAGLIAQLGELDDGGIAARGCAFLDIHQRRSAR, from the coding sequence ATGAAACTGAGTGACGGCGTCGAGCAAGCGATACACAGCGTGACCATGCTGGCCGGGCTTGAAGACGGCGCCGTGCTGTCGGCGGCAAGCCTGGCTGAGTTTCATGGCGTGTCGACCAGCTATCTGCTCAAACATTTGCAGGCGCTGTCGGGCGCCGGCATTCTGGCAACCGTGCCCGGCCCGAAGGGCGGTTACCGCCTGGCCCGGGCGCCTAATTCCATCAGCCTGCTCGACATCGTGCTTGCCGTCGAGGGGCCTGCACCCGCTTTTCGGTGCAACGAAATCAGGCAGCGCGGGCCAAATCCCCTGCCATCACGCTATTTCACCGCCCCCTGCGGTATCAACGCCGCCATGCTCAAGGCAGAGAAGGCCTACCGGGCCGAACTCGCCCAGGTGACCGTGGCCGGCCTGATCGCCCAACTCGGCGAATTGGACGACGGCGGAATTGCTGCCCGCGGTTGCGCTTTTTTGGACATTCATCAACGCAGATCGGCCCGCTGA
- a CDS encoding TIGR02186 family protein yields the protein MRAVTLMALLSLLISLPASAQLVDHTVTVNDKFRERIDIGISTNEIAISSDFSGADITVFGAIDGADELLLSTFAYDVVVALEGPRQSTTVRRKERVAGIWINRHSIRFEPIPASYSMSSTRPLADITNLMELGSRDIGINNIRLVPTGGFGDGSRLSDFRDALRRIKQTSGLYQRAPTGVQFISKALFRASVRLPANIPVGAHKVRAVLYKNNEFVMEKVIPLRVVKTGLEQFIYTMAHSYSLAYGIFAVLLATLTGWLGSVIFRKD from the coding sequence ATGCGTGCGGTGACCCTCATGGCCCTGTTGTCGCTGTTGATAAGCCTGCCGGCCTCGGCCCAGCTCGTCGATCACACCGTTACGGTCAATGACAAGTTCAGGGAACGAATCGATATCGGCATTTCCACCAACGAGATCGCCATTTCGTCGGATTTCTCCGGCGCCGATATCACCGTATTCGGCGCTATCGACGGCGCCGATGAACTGTTGCTGTCCACCTTCGCCTATGATGTTGTCGTCGCACTCGAGGGCCCGCGCCAATCCACCACTGTCCGGCGCAAGGAGAGAGTGGCGGGAATTTGGATCAATCGCCATTCGATCCGCTTCGAGCCGATCCCGGCTTCCTATTCGATGTCGAGCACCCGGCCGCTAGCCGATATTACCAATTTGATGGAGCTTGGCTCCCGCGATATCGGCATCAATAACATCCGCCTGGTTCCCACCGGCGGCTTCGGCGACGGATCACGCTTGTCGGATTTTCGCGACGCTTTGCGACGCATCAAGCAGACCAGTGGGCTCTATCAGCGCGCTCCAACGGGTGTGCAGTTCATCTCCAAGGCGCTGTTCCGTGCCTCAGTGCGGCTGCCGGCCAATATTCCTGTCGGCGCGCACAAGGTTCGCGCCGTGCTCTACAAGAACAACGAGTTCGTGATGGAGAAGGTGATCCCGCTGAGGGTGGTCAAGACCGGCCTCGAACAGTTTATCTACACGATGGCGCACAGCTATTCGCTGGCTTACGGCATCTTCGCGGTGCTGCTGGCAACGTTGACAGGCTGGCTGGGCAGCGTGATCTTCCGCAAGGATTGA
- a CDS encoding methyltransferase, whose protein sequence is MTTFQLSSGDLTADRRAHYAHLYAEGGDHVAAIDMQTQALALAPIWAAGWHSLGNYREAAGDLKGAADAWRKVLALSPVDIFGAGLKLSLTGQAEMPPLPPSEYVEALFDGYSDRFDTALVENLDYRVPELLTALLGEVAGERAQFAKVIDLGCGTGLFGEQIRHRTSWLEGYDLSQGMLSKASGKAVYDHLAQADILYSIAAARQAGAVQADLVAAADVFAYFGDLNPVMAVATKLIAGGGLLAFSLEAGSEDCDWLLQPSLRYCHGEPYLRRMLDQHGLDLLKLSRAPIRRDGADTITGLLAVARKRPGANAAMSTKIAAAARATQLTIALN, encoded by the coding sequence ATGACCACGTTCCAGCTGTCCTCGGGCGATCTGACTGCCGATCGCCGCGCCCACTACGCTCATCTCTACGCCGAGGGCGGTGATCATGTGGCTGCGATCGACATGCAGACCCAGGCGCTGGCACTGGCGCCGATCTGGGCCGCGGGCTGGCACAGCCTGGGCAACTATCGCGAAGCCGCCGGCGACCTCAAAGGCGCCGCCGATGCCTGGCGCAAAGTGCTGGCGCTTTCGCCGGTCGATATATTCGGTGCGGGGTTGAAACTGTCGCTGACCGGACAGGCGGAAATGCCGCCGCTGCCTCCTTCCGAATATGTCGAAGCGCTGTTTGACGGCTACTCTGACCGTTTCGATACGGCGCTTGTCGAAAACCTCGATTACCGCGTGCCGGAACTGCTGACAGCGCTGCTTGGCGAGGTGGCGGGGGAACGCGCACAATTTGCCAAGGTGATCGACCTGGGGTGCGGCACTGGGTTGTTTGGTGAGCAGATCCGGCATCGGACGTCCTGGCTGGAAGGGTATGATCTGTCACAGGGCATGCTGTCGAAAGCCAGCGGCAAGGCCGTCTATGACCATCTCGCCCAGGCCGATATCCTCTACAGCATCGCCGCCGCGCGCCAGGCCGGCGCCGTGCAGGCCGATCTTGTGGCCGCCGCTGACGTGTTTGCCTATTTCGGCGATCTCAACCCGGTGATGGCCGTTGCCACGAAACTAATAGCGGGCGGTGGATTGCTGGCCTTCTCTCTGGAAGCCGGCTCCGAGGACTGCGACTGGCTGCTGCAACCATCGCTTCGTTACTGTCATGGCGAGCCTTACCTGCGGCGGATGCTCGACCAACACGGCCTGGACCTTCTCAAACTGTCGCGTGCGCCAATCCGGCGTGACGGCGCAGATACCATCACCGGCCTGTTGGCCGTGGCCCGCAAACGCCCCGGCGCAAACGCCGCCATGAGCACCAAAATCGCTGCCGCGGCGCGGGCAACACAGCTGACCATAGCTCTCAACTAG
- a CDS encoding DUF6460 domain-containing protein, whose product MSDRLTRFLGDTPGRTALKLLVASFVVGVIMAAFNWYPEDILYMIRDFAVNLWETGFAALGRFGTYLALGAGVVIPVFIVMRLLNLRK is encoded by the coding sequence ATGAGCGACAGGCTGACACGATTTTTGGGCGACACGCCCGGGCGCACGGCGCTCAAGCTGCTCGTCGCATCTTTTGTGGTTGGCGTGATCATGGCCGCGTTCAACTGGTATCCGGAAGACATCCTCTACATGATCCGCGATTTCGCGGTCAATTTGTGGGAAACCGGTTTTGCCGCTCTCGGTCGGTTCGGCACCTATCTGGCGCTCGGCGCCGGCGTGGTGATTCCGGTCTTTATCGTCATGCGGCTGCTCAACTTGCGCAAATAG
- a CDS encoding ligase-associated DNA damage response DEXH box helicase — translation MDVKAESAPPTDTPGFELPEPFLGWFASRGWRPRAHQLDLLAATSAGRSMLLIAPTGAGKTLAGFLPSLTELTARGKPKPGSAQGQSLHTLYISPLKALAVDIERNLARPVEEMGLPIRIETRTGDTPQSKRARQRSHPPDILLTTPEQVSLLIASGHAERLFKDLRFVIFDELHSLSASKRGHLLSLALARLRRLAPGLRSIGLSATVADPAELQRWLVPQPPDGEDLAGLITVEGGASPIITILDTAERIPWSGHSTRYAVPDIYATIKDHRTTLIFVNTRSQAERLFQELWAINDDSLPIALHHGSLDTSQRRRVEAAMGRNELRAVVATSTLDLGIDWGDVDLVIHVGAPKGASRLAQRIGRANHRMDEPSRAILTPSNRFEVLECQAAIDANYVGAQDTPSAGAGALDVLAQHVLGMAAAAPFSADELYREVTSANPYSTLDRDRFDKVIEFVATGGYALKSYERYARIRKRADGLWRISNPQVAQQYRLNIGTIVESPMLNVRMVSQKSGKTSGRGGPTLGKVEEYFLETLTQGDTFLFSGKILRFEGIRENECLVSRAWDQDPKVPAYAGGKFPLSTYLAERVRAMIADPEEWRALPTQVSDWLRIQQDVSQLPGRDDLLIETFPRAERFFMVMYPFEGRMAHQTLGMLMTRRLERLRARPLGFVATDYSLAIWGLEDLGAMIAGGRLDLSELFDEDMLGDDLDAWLDESWLLKRTFRNCAVISGLIERRHPGKEKTGRQVTVSADLIYDVLRSHEPDHILLQATRADAAAGLLDIHRLGAMLKRIKGHIQHRALTQISPLAVPIMLEIGREPVVGEAHESILAEAADDLLAEARGNN, via the coding sequence ATGGATGTGAAAGCCGAATCCGCGCCTCCCACAGACACTCCGGGTTTCGAACTGCCCGAGCCGTTCCTCGGCTGGTTCGCCAGTCGTGGCTGGCGGCCGCGGGCACACCAACTCGACCTGCTGGCCGCAACCTCTGCCGGGCGCTCGATGCTGCTGATCGCACCGACGGGAGCCGGCAAGACGCTGGCGGGGTTCCTGCCGAGCCTGACCGAGCTTACGGCACGCGGCAAGCCCAAGCCCGGCAGTGCGCAGGGGCAGTCGCTGCACACGCTCTACATTTCCCCGCTGAAAGCGCTGGCGGTCGATATCGAGCGCAACCTGGCACGGCCTGTCGAGGAGATGGGGCTGCCGATCCGGATCGAGACCCGCACCGGCGACACCCCGCAATCCAAGCGCGCCCGGCAGCGCAGCCATCCGCCCGATATCCTGCTGACCACGCCCGAACAGGTGTCGCTGCTAATTGCCAGTGGCCATGCCGAACGGTTGTTCAAGGATCTGCGTTTTGTGATTTTCGACGAGTTGCATTCGCTTTCGGCTTCCAAGCGCGGCCACCTGCTGTCGCTGGCGCTGGCGCGGCTGAGGCGGCTGGCACCGGGGCTGCGCAGCATCGGTCTGTCGGCCACCGTGGCCGATCCGGCGGAACTTCAACGCTGGCTGGTGCCGCAACCGCCCGACGGCGAAGATCTGGCTGGCCTGATCACCGTCGAAGGCGGAGCAAGCCCGATCATCACCATTCTCGACACCGCCGAGCGGATTCCCTGGTCGGGCCATTCGACGCGCTATGCGGTGCCTGATATCTACGCCACCATCAAGGATCACCGCACCACGCTGATCTTCGTCAACACTCGCAGCCAGGCCGAGCGATTGTTCCAGGAACTCTGGGCCATCAACGACGACAGCCTGCCGATCGCGCTGCATCACGGCTCGCTCGACACCAGCCAGCGGCGGCGGGTGGAAGCAGCGATGGGGCGCAATGAGCTCCGCGCGGTGGTTGCCACCTCGACGCTCGATCTGGGGATCGACTGGGGCGATGTCGATCTCGTCATCCATGTCGGCGCTCCCAAGGGTGCAAGCCGGCTGGCACAGCGTATCGGCCGCGCCAACCACCGCATGGACGAGCCGAGCCGAGCGATCCTGACGCCATCGAACCGGTTCGAAGTGCTCGAGTGCCAGGCCGCTATCGACGCCAATTACGTCGGTGCCCAGGACACCCCGTCTGCCGGCGCGGGTGCGCTTGATGTACTGGCCCAGCATGTACTTGGAATGGCTGCGGCAGCCCCGTTTAGCGCCGATGAGCTCTATCGCGAGGTCACGAGCGCCAACCCTTATTCGACGCTTGATCGTGACCGATTCGACAAGGTGATCGAGTTCGTCGCCACCGGTGGTTACGCGCTCAAGAGCTATGAGCGCTATGCACGCATCCGCAAACGCGCCGACGGGCTGTGGCGGATCTCCAATCCGCAGGTGGCGCAGCAGTACCGGCTCAACATCGGAACCATCGTCGAATCGCCGATGCTCAATGTGCGCATGGTCAGCCAGAAAAGCGGCAAGACCAGCGGCCGTGGCGGACCGACGCTGGGCAAGGTTGAGGAGTATTTTCTGGAAACACTGACCCAGGGCGATACCTTCCTGTTCTCGGGCAAGATCCTCAGATTCGAGGGCATCCGCGAGAATGAATGCCTGGTTTCGCGTGCCTGGGACCAGGACCCGAAGGTGCCCGCTTATGCGGGCGGCAAGTTTCCGCTGTCGACCTATCTGGCCGAACGGGTACGGGCCATGATCGCCGATCCTGAGGAATGGCGCGCGCTCCCCACCCAGGTTTCCGACTGGTTGCGGATCCAGCAGGACGTGTCGCAATTGCCGGGCCGCGATGATCTGCTGATCGAGACCTTTCCGCGGGCGGAGCGGTTTTTCATGGTGATGTATCCGTTTGAGGGCCGGATGGCGCACCAGACGCTCGGCATGCTGATGACCCGGCGGCTGGAACGGTTGCGCGCTCGGCCGCTCGGATTTGTCGCCACCGACTATTCCCTGGCGATCTGGGGGCTTGAGGATCTGGGTGCGATGATCGCGGGCGGGCGGCTGGATCTAAGCGAGCTGTTCGATGAGGACATGCTCGGCGATGATCTCGACGCCTGGCTCGATGAATCCTGGCTGCTCAAGCGCACGTTTCGAAATTGCGCCGTGATTTCCGGCCTGATCGAGCGGCGGCACCCCGGCAAGGAGAAAACCGGGCGCCAGGTGACGGTGTCGGCCGACCTGATCTATGACGTGCTGCGCAGCCACGAACCCGACCATATTCTGCTGCAGGCAACCCGTGCGGATGCGGCGGCAGGGCTTTTGGATATTCACAGGCTCGGGGCTATGCTCAAGCGAATCAAGGGCCATATACAGCACCGGGCGCTCACGCAAATCTCGCCGCTGGCGGTTCCGATCATGCTCGAAATCGGGCGCGAACCGGTGGTCGGCGAGGCCCATGAGAGCATCCTGGCGGAAGCGGCCGATGACCTCCTGGCCGAAGCGCGGGGCAACAATTGA
- a CDS encoding sulfite exporter TauE/SafE family protein, producing the protein MSIYLPIAELSVNVFVILGMGAAVGFLSGMFGVGGGFLITPLLIFYNIPPAVAVATGANQVVASSISGALAHFRRGTLDIKLGLVLLSGGLVGATVGIQIFAMLRRMGQLDLIISLLYVVFLGSIGGLMLWESVNSLLRAAKNNPVPLRKPGQHNWVHRLPFKMRFKRSKLYLSVIPVILLGFAIGILTSVMGVGGGFIMVPAMIYLLRIPTNVVIGTSLFQIIFVTAFTTIVQAAINYSVDIVLAWLLMFAGVIGAQYGVRVGQKMRGEQLRAGLALLVLAVGIRLGFGLVLPPDEIYSVVSGSFGF; encoded by the coding sequence GTGAGCATCTACCTGCCTATCGCCGAACTGTCGGTCAACGTCTTCGTCATTCTCGGGATGGGCGCAGCGGTCGGTTTCCTGTCAGGAATGTTCGGCGTCGGTGGTGGTTTTCTGATCACCCCACTGTTGATTTTTTACAACATCCCACCGGCAGTAGCCGTGGCCACTGGCGCCAATCAGGTTGTCGCCTCCTCGATTTCAGGCGCACTGGCGCATTTCCGGCGTGGTACACTGGATATCAAACTTGGGCTGGTGCTTTTGTCTGGCGGTCTCGTCGGCGCGACAGTTGGTATCCAGATATTTGCCATGCTGCGCCGCATGGGCCAGCTGGATCTGATCATTTCGCTGCTTTATGTGGTGTTTCTCGGGTCCATCGGCGGGCTGATGCTCTGGGAGAGTGTCAATTCGCTGCTCCGCGCCGCCAAGAACAACCCGGTGCCGTTGCGCAAGCCAGGCCAGCACAATTGGGTGCACCGGCTGCCGTTCAAGATGCGTTTCAAGCGCTCAAAACTCTATCTCAGCGTTATCCCGGTGATCCTGCTCGGTTTTGCGATCGGCATCCTCACTTCGGTCATGGGTGTTGGCGGCGGCTTCATCATGGTTCCGGCGATGATTTATTTGCTGCGCATTCCCACCAACGTGGTGATCGGCACCTCGCTGTTTCAGATCATTTTCGTCACCGCCTTCACCACCATCGTACAGGCAGCGATCAACTACTCGGTCGATATCGTACTCGCCTGGCTGCTGATGTTTGCGGGTGTGATCGGCGCCCAGTATGGCGTTCGCGTTGGCCAGAAAATGCGCGGCGAACAATTGCGTGCGGGGCTGGCGCTGCTGGTTCTGGCTGTCGGCATCCGGCTCGGTTTCGGGCTGGTGTTGCCACCCGACGAAATCTATTCGGTTGTCAGCGGGAGCTTTGGTTTCTGA
- a CDS encoding carboxymuconolactone decarboxylase family protein encodes MHPRLDFYKASPEALKAVVQLENYVQNSGLDRRFINLIKLRASIINGCAYCVDMHVKESRHDGLGEQWINLMSVWREAGVYDAKERVLLGWVDAVTNIAQTGIPDSDFEALKAHFSDEEIMKITVAISTINTWNRLAVGFRSPHPIDQPAAAA; translated from the coding sequence ATGCATCCTCGTCTTGATTTCTACAAAGCCTCTCCCGAGGCGCTCAAGGCCGTCGTCCAGCTTGAGAATTATGTCCAGAATTCCGGACTTGATCGCCGCTTCATTAATCTGATCAAGCTGCGCGCATCGATCATCAATGGCTGCGCCTATTGCGTCGACATGCACGTCAAGGAATCCCGTCACGATGGGCTGGGCGAACAGTGGATCAACCTGATGAGTGTCTGGCGAGAAGCTGGTGTCTATGATGCCAAGGAACGTGTCTTGCTCGGCTGGGTCGACGCGGTGACGAATATCGCCCAGACCGGCATTCCTGACAGTGATTTTGAAGCGCTCAAGGCCCATTTCAGCGACGAGGAAATCATGAAGATCACCGTGGCCATCAGCACGATCAATACCTGGAACCGGCTTGCCGTGGGCTTTCGCAGCCCGCATCCCATCGATCAGCCGGCTGCGGCTGCCTGA
- a CDS encoding ligase-associated DNA damage response exonuclease — MRPEQLLIPRREGLYCPPGDFFIDPVRGVDRALITHGHADHARAGHGHVLATAETLDIMAIRYGDDHAGATQGAGIGEQIRINDVTVEFLPAGHVLGSAQISVEKDGLRIVASGDYKPRPDPTCAAFEPVPCDVFITEATFALPVFRHPEATGEIARLLRSLARNPERAHLVGVYSLGKAQRVIRLIRDAGYQQPLYIHGALQKLCDYYESQGIALGELRPATVEASAKGEFAGAIVLGPPSAFADKWARRFPDPLISFASGWMQVRARARQRGVELPLVISDHADWDELAETINAVSPAEVWVTHGREEALVRWCQMQGIAARPLHLVGYEDEGD, encoded by the coding sequence ATGCGTCCGGAACAATTACTCATCCCCCGCCGTGAAGGGCTTTATTGCCCTCCCGGCGATTTTTTCATCGATCCGGTGCGCGGCGTCGACCGCGCGTTGATCACCCATGGCCATGCCGATCACGCCCGCGCCGGCCATGGCCATGTGCTGGCAACCGCCGAGACGCTCGACATCATGGCAATCCGCTATGGCGACGATCACGCCGGCGCCACGCAAGGCGCGGGAATCGGCGAACAAATCCGCATCAACGATGTTACCGTGGAATTTCTTCCCGCCGGTCACGTGCTCGGCTCGGCGCAGATCTCGGTGGAGAAGGACGGCCTGCGCATTGTCGCATCGGGCGATTACAAGCCGCGACCCGACCCGACCTGTGCCGCTTTCGAGCCCGTGCCCTGCGATGTCTTCATCACCGAGGCAACCTTTGCGCTGCCGGTGTTTCGCCACCCCGAAGCCACAGGCGAAATCGCCCGACTGTTGCGTTCGCTTGCCCGAAATCCGGAGCGGGCGCATCTCGTCGGGGTCTATTCGCTCGGCAAGGCGCAGCGGGTGATCCGGCTGATCCGCGATGCCGGCTACCAGCAACCGCTCTACATCCACGGCGCGTTGCAAAAGCTGTGCGATTATTACGAAAGCCAGGGCATTGCCCTGGGCGAGTTGCGCCCAGCCACCGTTGAAGCCAGCGCCAAGGGCGAATTTGCCGGCGCCATCGTGCTCGGTCCACCTTCGGCCTTTGCCGACAAATGGGCGCGGCGGTTTCCCGATCCGCTGATCAGCTTTGCTTCCGGCTGGATGCAGGTTCGCGCCCGCGCCCGCCAGCGCGGCGTGGAACTGCCGCTGGTGATCTCCGATCATGCCGATTGGGATGAACTGGCCGAGACCATAAATGCCGTGTCGCCAGCCGAGGTATGGGTAACCCATGGCCGCGAGGAAGCTTTGGTGCGCTGGTGTCAGATGCAGGGCATCGCCGCCCGGCCATTGCACCTGGTCGGCTATGAAGACGAGGGCGATTGA